The Stomoxys calcitrans chromosome 3, idStoCalc2.1, whole genome shotgun sequence genome includes a region encoding these proteins:
- the LOC106080833 gene encoding uncharacterized protein LOC106080833, whose translation MNNRADTKAKLYANISLSKHLSSKKGSRTSNCGNHLEFSVLTLIQSVP comes from the exons ATGAATAACCGGGCCGACACCAAAGCTAAGTTATACGCTAACATAAG CCTATCCAAACATTTATCCTCCAAGAAAGGTTCCAGAACCTCCAATTGCGGTAACCACCTAGAATTTTCCGTGCTAACCCTCATCCAGAGCGTGCCCTGA
- the LOC131993979 gene encoding uncharacterized protein LOC131993979: protein MVHKNRSSRKSCPVKDVSPLRNSLTVSANKYELSSSPRIGYALEVPSRNVVQATSPLSAWHYNNMVKNNREQFNSLHFC from the coding sequence ATGGTCCATAAAAATCGTTCATCTCGCAAATCATGCCCCGTCAAGGATGTCAGTCCATTACGCAACTCTCTGACTGTATCGGCTAACAAGTATGAGTTGTCCTCTAGTCCTCGCATTGGCTACGCTCTGGAGGTGCCCAGCCGCAATGTGGTTCAAGCAACCTCGCCTTTGAGTGCCTGGCACTACAACAACATGGTCAAGAATAACCGCGAGCAATTCAATAGCCTCCACTTCTGTTAA